The window ATACTGAAAAATTGGTGGATATGCTTCGCTCCTTCAAGGTATTGAATATAGTTTGGTCTGATCCTTTATAATATGGGATGGGTGAACTTCTGGGTCGTGGTTTTGTTTTCGCCCTGATTATTAGTTTTGGTGCAGTATATAACTGCCTCTTCATCCTGGGAGGATTCTAAGCATCTTGTTGAAGGTACTGAAAAATTCCGGTACGTTTTATTTACTCTAACCCTTCATGGTCGAGCCCATGACTGGACCCTGTTTTTCTGCTATATTCCACACGCTTCTCAAATCTCAGGAGCATTGGGTCCTTCCTAGTACGGTTCTTATATAACCGTCGAAcatgtattttaaatctaaTCACCAGTTACATGTTTCCTCGTTGTATACAGTACTATAGGGGACGAGAGCTTCCGGAAGAAGACGTTCGAGGATTACATATCGCACCTGAAAGAACAGGCAAAAAGGATCAAACAGAACAAGAAGGTAATGGTAGTTTTATGTCTACGAAAAAAGTTTGCTCGAGTCGAGCATCTTACCAGTTTTGGTGCTATCATAACTACATGCTAACATACTTCAACTATTGGTTATAGATGATTCAGCTATTACGTACTGTTTTATTATTACAGGAACATGTTAGAGAGGAACATGACAGGGAGAAGGATAAATACggaagagagaaggagagagtgaGAGAAAGAGACAATAGAGATCATCGTAAGCAAGGTTCAGCTGATAATTACAACCATGACGTGGACGAACTCCATGGAAAAGAACGTAGAAGATCGGGAAGAGATAGCCATAGTAGACATCGAGAAAGACATACTAGTGTGAAGGAAAATGAGGCAGATCATTACAAAGAATCTCATAAAGCTGGTCGTGGCCATAAGGAATCAAGACAACAGGTACACTTCTTCACTTTGTTGCCTTTTTCTCAAGGGTGAGATGCATTAAAAAAACGCAGTATAACCTTCTTAAACTCTTGGAATTGCAGCGAGGTTTGGTGCGGGAAGCCGAGGATGAAGGCAGGGAAAAGCGGCGTAGAAAAGAAGGAGAGAGTGAGCAAACAAAGCGTGCGGAAAAGGAAGAGGAGCTTGAAGATGGAGAATGTGGTAGGTACTAAAGTATCTACTCCCATCAATGAGAGATGTTAGGCTTCTAATTTGCTTGGGTTGAGTTTCTTGAACCCATTAAACTATTTTGTCACCAAAAAATATCTTACCGAGCTGCAGCTTTAACGTAACCAGAGATGGATGAGTAGGACGTAGGAGTTATACCTTGTTTCATTACCGTTTTTGTTGAATTCATATATCCTCTTGGGTTCAAACCTGAAACTACAAATATGGTCTAGTGGCGTTATCAAGGTTCCGGTTGATATAATTCACTTGGGAAGACTATTGCAATATGAAGATATACCAATCCTAATAGATAATCCCCTGCGTTGAAAATTTAGGTAATAGATTCCATTCCAAGTTTTGTCAAGGTAAATTTAATATGCAAGGCAGGCCGGCCCTTTTGATCACCATGACTTGATTtgtcataaaatatttatatgatacCTAAAAGTAAttaaacccgaaccaaaattatCGAAACTTTAAATGAGTTCTGGTTCTAAAATGAATCTTATAGAGAGTTATGAAACCATGAAAGTTCAACAATGGTTGAATTACTTGCCATGCACGGCTTCTTTCTAAAAAGGCTATTAAAATagatttcttaattatataactgGTATTTATTAAACAGAGAGAGattacgaaaagaaaaaaacaatctgAAATTGTTTGACCACCAAAAGACTTGATTTGATCATTTGCACCCGTTTTGGGGAACAAGTAAACACCAAGAATTTAAgatattggaaaaaaaaaaaagaaaaagaaatggtgAGTCATTTgttatataattgatatatatgttgttaaactttatattaacaagagtgaaaaaatgaaaacttttagTACTAACTGTGGTTAAAAAGTATTAGttaaaacaaaaactgaaatataaaaataaatataaaaacactCCCTCTCCCGCTGGAGAGACGACGATATATTGTTGGCAACTTCATttcttttatctctctctctcagattTTGCAGAAGAAGAATGGCGGAAGAACAACTTTACCAGCAGATGTACCAGCTAGGAGATGTGCTCAACGAAGCTACTGATAGCTGTAAGCTcttatcatcttcttcatatGATTCTCGCTCGATCGTTTATGTATACTAGTGTCTCTCCTTCGTTTAGATTTTTCTGATCGTAATCTCTGTTTCTGACTGTGACTATCGCTTAAGCTCCTTGATCCATCGATCTGTTTGATTAGCATGATGATGATTCCGATGGAAACTGTTATCGTGTgttcatcatcatatattagctTCGCTGCTTGTTGTAACTTGTAATTTTAGAGATCGTTTCATCGTTTGAGTTGAAAGATAGAGAGATTCTCTTCTTCGCATACTGTAATGTATGCTGTTTAATCGTGAAGCTACATTCTCTTTAGCATGCTCTGTGTTGTTGTTATACTGCTTCGATTCTGTTTCTGACTGTGACTATATATCGCTCAAGCTCAATCGATTCCTCGAGATCGTATGATCCATAGTTCGTTTGCTTAGCATAACTCCGCGATGGAATCGTTAACTGTTATCGATCGTTTACGTTGTTGTTGTTCATCGAGATCTGTAATCGTGTTTGTTGTTAGATGATTCTCTTTCGCATGCTCTATGTTTTTAACTTGTTATATTAATGCTTTGATTCTCAAGTTGATTATCTGCGCGTTGCTAGCCATGAATCCGATGAAAAACACGTATACCGTAAGCATcgcttgttgttgttgtgatgAGTTATCATCATCTTGTGATCTATAGATAGTTTTGGTATCAATCAAGGCATTCTTTGGGATGTGCTTGGTTGATGTTGTTGCATATTTGAGGTAGAGCTTTTTTTGGTTAGATTTCTCCAGTTTAGGATCTGATGGAGTGGATGGCTTAGCTTCAGCCACACTGAACATCATAGTTGAAGAAGCATACCGCATTAGGGTAAGACGAACACAActtgttctcttttttttttttttaattaattaattgtctCCTTTCATTAATTGCATGTCAATATATCATCAACCTTTACTCTCTTTTGTAGGATTTGAGAACCGCTGAAAAGAACCTCCAGACTACTGCCTCCAACATTGGGAAAAAGGATCAAATGCACAGTTTGAATAAAAACAAGAAGGTCTGTCTATATTCATTATTTTTCTGGTTATCTTTTCTTCCATTTCATCTTATATTGGTATCTGTCTTATAGAGAATTCAGGAGCTGACTACCGCTCTCGCCTTGCGTCCAGACACTGCTGCCAACGCTGGTCAGATCGCGCACTGGACGAGGGAGAAAGAGGCTTGTGAAACACGTGTAGCTAACATGGAGCAGAACAACTGACCAACCCCCACGTATGCATTTCTAAAAAGACTATACGATGCATCTCTAGACTTTTAAGAATAATTCCTTCTATGAAAAATGTTGAGAATGTTTTAGCTTTGTGATCGTACGGTTCCAACAAGGTATTTGCATTGTGGGTTGTGGCTTGGAACCATTCCCACTTGTGAATCCATTTACAAGGATTTAGACATGAACCATATTTTTtacatcctttttttttttcttaaaacaagtTGAACATATAGTTTCATACCCTCAAATTTGAACATGTCTCAAACCCATGATTCAGGTATTAAATATCTATGTTCCAAGATTAAAGAACACGAATGCAAAATTCACTTTGTGTATTGtggaaattaaattattaggcATAGATATCAGAAATAAGCCTAAGTTTTAATTTATGAAATCTTCTCATTCCCGTTAATTTGATAACTGAATAACATGCagatgaaatttttaaaatttaatttagcaaaaaaaaagaaagatgtttAAATAGAATACTCAGACTATGTCTCTTTACCCGCTCCGCCAAAAAGAACCagttagtagttagtactaagtaGTGTATAGTAACAGTAAATATGCATGGTGGATCATTCAAAAGAAAATGCATGATCACTTTTAAGTTAGAATTTACTTGAAGTTGAATTACCAAATAAATTGAACTAATGGGAATCATCTACCCTTTCATCCTCCCATGTTGGTCTCAAATTTTGTTAGGTCTATTATGCaagcaccaaaaaaaaaaatacaactcAAACATTTAATAGCTCACCAATAGAATGTTCCAGTTATATTAGTtagactgaaaaaaaaaaaaacaactataatTACCATAACAAACGATGAAATCATCAGTTTCGTGTAATTAAGGGGTTGCAATTTGAGCAAACACAATACACGTTGAAAGGAATTCATCCAGAACTATATGATTCGAGGAAAAACataacacaaaacataaactgGTTTGAATCTAAAGATATTTGTAGATAGATGGAACGAAAAATTTGACAAGTCCtagaaaaaactcaaaaacaaaacaacatagaAGGAAAGAGAaactcaaaaacaaaacaacatagtGTGACAATCACAAGTCACGTACTTGGTGATTTCCTTTTGCGTGTATAATCTTGTTGGGTTTGAGTTAAACTTGGAGCATAATTCAGAAGAACTGAGCTAGACTCAAAATTATCATGCGTGATGCTTTCCCTTTTGCCTCTTCCAAGCCGATTCACTTGTATGTCTTTATTTTCTTGCACAGTGGATAAGACGTTGTCGGAGTTCAAACACCTTACAACCTTGCTCTGCTTGTCTGCCAGGAAACTCATCCCTTTAGAAAACTGACTACTACTTATCTCATATTCAAAGGTCACATCTAGGAGCTGACTCCATGATCCGGTACTAGTTGTCACACACACTTGTAACTCTTCATTCGTTAAAGATAAGAGACAAAGTTGCTCTTCTCTAACCACAGATAAAGCCAATATACTATACGGAAACGGACGAGGAAGAGATAGACTTTGAAACATCTCTGctgaaaaatcaaaactaagtAAGAAATTGTTATGTGGACTCCATGCTTGAGTAGCAATCCAAAAAGTATTTCCCTTCACTGATATGCCACGACGATATAGTGCTAAAAACCAATCAGTAGCAACCCCAAGAATTCTCCAAGTGTTAGAGGTGAAGTCATAAATCTCGTACTCATTATTAGGTGGTACATCTTTATGACGATCCACCCTCAAGATTTTATATTGGTTGCTGGATGATTTGCTGTCGTAAGTGTAACCGAGAGCATAGTAGTCTGATTCTCTGTAGATGACTCTAGGTTTAATCCACGTGGTTTCCCCTGAACATGGATTCCAAACCACGAGTCTCTTGTCCTTTGTGGTGCATAGCAACAAGCCGTTGCAGTGAAAGACATTAAGTACACCAACTTGTGAAGAATTAGAAAGGGGGTCTTTAAGGTAGAATGGATTATCTGCAACCTTAACATATGGAGCACCGAGACTGATCCTTACTTGGAAAACATTAGAATCAATCAACATGATGTTCAGAGACTCATCCTCCCTCTTTGGTGCTTTGGCAGTGTGCATCTTAGCAAAGCTAGTGGATTTCAATATAGCGCTCCATTGTTTTGATGTTGATCGAAATCTTGCCAGAGTCATAGCTGGAATCCTAGAGAGTATATTCTCTACCAAATCCGTTGGAAggtttctccactccatagctATTGTGTGATTCAATCAAAATCTTTAATACGCGAGCCAGGGATGGGGGGTGAGAGAAAGAGTATTTATTAACCTACAACCGAGAAGGACCTAAATTCCCAATATGAATAGGTTtcctatctttaaagataatttaactcaaaaagaaaatttaacatatttgCAAACATATCTAAAACTTGGGGGTGCcgttaaaagaaaattttcctATCTTTAAAAAACTATTCTTAAACAAAGATGAAAAAATCCGTCCCCCTTCCCGACACATGAACCCTAAATCCCTATATTCCTCTATTCTCGAAGCTCTTACGTTTTGACTCAATCCGCCGAGAATCGATCTTGTTCTTATACTTCTCCGCCGAGAATTTGAATCCCAGAAATCTGACGAACCCCTAATCCCCTTTCTGAAATTCTGGGGAACACTAAATCACAAGGTGATCTTGTCatgtttgagtttttttttgccatTAGCTTTCTCGGTAGCTGTTACCTTTATACTGCCTTGGCTCTCTTCATCACATGTGCCTTAGAACGTTGTTGCTGAATTGAGAATTAATGGTTCTGTGAATCTCTTTAACAGAACTTATATTGTAGATGTTGTCCCAGGTGGAAGTCCAGAATGGCTAAGAACCGTGATACTTGCTGTTGTTATTGCTACTTTCATAAGTCTGACTATCGTATACCTCCGGTAATGCTCTATCTCAAAGCTTTGTTTTGGAAACTTATCACAATAATTAGTAAACATTACTTGAAAAATTTATGGtccccaggttcgaaaaggtcgATTGTTACTTGCACTATGCATTATCACTGACCTCTCTGTTGCTCTTGTATCTTCTGGTTTTCTTCTTGCATTTACTGAGTATACTGCAAGAGCAGTAAATGTAATAAGTAGTCCCTCTCTGTTGTCTCTCGTTTCATTGGAAGTTGTTTGTTTTTGGGGTGGCAAttgtttaattcttttaatGTTGCTAATGTGGTTGTTCACATGATATGAAGTAGAAGACTGGTCTCTCTTGGAAAGTCCCACGGAATTGCAGGTTTTGAGTCTGAAACCACCTTTCTTTCCTCTGTTTTTACGATTGTTTAAGGAAAtcatgattgtttttttttttcgtttgcaGTCTTTATTCACTTCGGAGATATGATAAATCTATGTATGAAGAAAATAGCGAGCCACCTGGAGAATCCCAAGAGTGAAGTGTGTATGTGTTTACAAAAGTATATagagatttgtttttgttacatgaccaagaagaagaaagctgcaagccaaattttgtaaaaaatcatCCTGATCCAttgttctaaaaaaagaaacacaacacaaatgtcttttttttgttgCGCCAAAAGAGCCCATTTTTCTTCTGCAGCACTCTTTGTCTCGTGTGATCAATACCTCAACAACACTCTTATACTTACATTTCAGTAAAAGTACTCTTGTATGTTTTCATCTCCTCTTAAAAGAGTAACTATGAGTACTAACGTGGTGCTAAAGTAAACTCTTAAACCCAATGCAGACTAAGCAGAACATCGTCTGACTTGAACAAAATTCAAACTACATGAGTGAGACTATATGGATTCGGCTTGATACATTggctaatttatttttttagttcttTCTGAATTAATGTAACGTTTAGTGTCTTTGCACAGTTATGTTTCATATTAGAAAGATGGGAAATCTTAAGAAATAGCCACttgtaaaaagagaaaattgtgacttggagaagaagaagttttACGGCTGAAACTAAGTTCTAGTAACAGGTAGCGGTTAGTGGTCgaatttttggttcaattagaaTAAACCAGAATTCTAATTAGCTCTAAATAGTTAATCGAACcagaatgaaaaaaaatctatccTGACGTATATTAAAACCTGCTGTAACATAGAAGTTAGTTTCGTTAATAATTTATAAGTCTGCAACGAAGCATACTTATTCGGAAAGTTTGttgtttataaacaaaaaaatttaagtatgCTATCATAGGAACGGAAAATATGCCAAACTATAAAAAATCTACGAAAAAATCTGCATGCAAGTATAAAAGTCTATGACATATTATAAATTTGCTATCATAAGGCAAAAATCTTCTAAAAAAAGTTCGCcaacaaaaaacaaatctgCGAACGTAATTAAATCTGCCATTATGTGTGCTAGACTTTTTTCTAAAGGTTTGCTATGATATAAAGTCTACCGCAATAAACCTGCGAGAAGAAATAAATCTGCCAGAGATTAATAAATCTGCCAtcaaatattgtagattttttaCGGTAAActtatttacatgtttcaaaaatattttttttttggtgacgTGGCGAGTGgcattttctgtaaatatttttttgttaacaaaaaaaataagggTATTTTAGGTATAGAAAACAATctagtaattaaaaataattgtatgTTATTCTAGTAATAATAACATGATTTGATGTTATTTTAGTAATCTTCCCTAAAATAAATCTGTAATATGAAAGAGAGAGACACTTAAATTCTCAATTATGTATGTTTCTATAGATAATTTgacataaaaagaaaatttaacatatttgCAAAAGTATTTAATAATACGATACTGCAAAAGTTCCTAAACCTTTTTTTGAGCTTTTAGCAACGggtgaaaaaatgtcaaatatatatatttcaaaatagaaCTTTGTCAAAACGTTACTTTCACCGTAGCTGTCCAAGTGTGAAAAGCTTGATGACGGTATATCCCAACCTTCTAAGTACAAGAGCTCAAATTTCTCCACTCACTTCAGAATCAAGAAATGTATAATAATTCTATAAGCAGTATTGCATAGGAGCCGATTTAGAGTAAGCATAAACTGTAAAAGACACAAACACTTTTGACCTAGTTCACGGCCTCTAACCGTTACTTCTGGAGAGGGAATTCTTGTTCCTCAAGCTTCACTATAAACTGAGAAAAGTACAAGCTTTGAGAATGTCTCTCTTAGAGCAGCCCCATCGGTAAGATATCCATTTGCAGGTTCTAGATCATAAATTTATCACTTTTTCGTTGCATATGTAagaaataaataacttttaattcAAAATAGAAATTAAGGCCACTAGAAAAGAAACACGTGATGAATTAAGGTTTATAACCGGTGTTAAAAAGGACTTGTTTAGGATCTGTCTTTCTctctttcctcttttttttttattttttaatattaattttttgtttggatACTGGATCAGAACCCTGCAATGGACATGGTCTTACACTTTTTTGATACAAGAGATTACTGTTAGGGTATTAATGCTTAGGGTAAGGTTCTATTTATACTAAGCATCTCTGTCATAATCTTGTGTACTTCACGTTTAATGACAAAACGTGATGGGTTTCATATGTGTATAAACATAATCTCCATTTTCCTTACAGGCCCATTGACCAAGGCCCAGCTTGCATGTACGTGATTTGAGTCAACATTCACACTATGTATATGAATCATAAGATTCCTGCAGATAGTCATGATGCAATCATGCAAAACGATGGGTCTCTGATATTCATAACTACAATGATAAACTCTCCAAGGTGGTTAAGCTGTTAGGGGTATTCTCGAAGGATTGAACAGCAGCAAGCAGTTATAGAGACTGCAATGCTCAACGACAAGGGTGTTAAGGGaccattatatatttttactgatTGTGTTAATTGCTTCACTATTGATGTATATTCACAGATGGATTGACATAGCGTATAAAATTTGACCCTGCATCAAACTGAGATCGTGTAATGAAGGTCAGGACAAAAGATCTTCAGATACAAAAGGTTTGTTCTTTTGTGGGTTTTTCAACTGTGGTTTGGGTTAATGCTAACTAAGGTTTAATGTTCTGCAGATGGAAAAAGAAACCTCAAATTTGGGGAAAGCCGAAAAGAGGTGGATCTTGCTAAATTCCTGCTTGAAGATATCATGAGAATGGGTTAACATGATGAGGCATCAAAGGCATTTCTGGCTCCTCCCACAATATCACTTCATGAAAAAAATAGTTCAATTTTTCATAAAGCTTTCCCAATTATCACGGTTCTATGACATCTCTGTTAAATGGgttcttttgtttttactttattGAACTACGTATCTCGGCAAACATAGAGACAAATGGGATGATCGTTCAATATCAAAGACATCAGTCGTGGTCATTTAGACAGAAGAAGTTTCATATCTGATAGAATGTCCACACCGAAGTTTCATATCTGATAGCAGGAGCTTGTGTTTGGTCTCACTCTGACAATGATGATCCTGTTGAAGAGCTGACTAGGCGCTCAGCTCAGAAGAATATTGCAGAGAGATTCAATGCATGATGTTAAGgaatcagcaaaaaaaaaagaaagaagtttAAATAGAATACTCAGACTGTCTTTACCCGCTCCGCCAAAAAGAACCagttagtagttagtactaagtaGTGTATAGTAACAGTAAACATGCATGGTGGATCATTCAAAAGAAAATGCATGATCACTTTTAAGTTATAATTTACTTGAAGTTGAATTACAAAAGAAATTGAACTAATGGGAATCATCTACCCTTTCATCCTCCCATGTTGGTCTCAAATTTTGTTAGGTCTATTATGCaagcaccaaaaaaaaaatacaattcaaacaTTTAATAGTTCACCAATAGAATGTTCCAGTTATATTAATtagactgaaaaaaaaaactataattaccATAACAGACGATGAAATCATCAGTTTCGTGTAATTAAGGGGTTGCAATTTGAGCAAACACAATACACGTTGAAAGGAAATTCATCCAGAACTATATGATTCGAGGAAAAACataacacaaaacataaactgGTTTGAATCTAAAGATTCTTGTAGATAGATAGATGGAACGAAAAATTTGACAAGTCCtagaaaaaactcaaaaacaaaacaacatagaAGGAAAGAGAGACTTATATATTTAGATTAGTGTGACAATCACAAGTCACGTACTTGGTGATTTCCTTTTGCGTGTATAATCTTGTTGGGTTTGAGTTAAACTTGGAGCATAATTCAGAAGAACTGAGCTAGACTCAAAATTATCATGCGTGATGCTTTCCCTTTTGCCTCTTCCAAGCCGATTCACTTGTATGTCTTTATTTTCTTGCACAGTGGATAAGACGTTGTCGGAGTTCAAACACCTTACAACCTTGCTCTGCTTGTCTGCCAGGAAACTCATCCCTTTAGAAAACTGACTACTACTTATCTCATATTGAAAGGTCAAATCTAGGACTAGGAGCTGAC is drawn from Brassica napus cultivar Da-Ae unplaced genomic scaffold, Da-Ae ScsIHWf_1842;HRSCAF=2478, whole genome shotgun sequence and contains these coding sequences:
- the LOC106411205 gene encoding putative F-box protein At3g23260; the protein is MEWRNLPTDLVENILSRIPAMTLARFRSTSKQWSAILKSTSFAKMHTAKAPKREDESLNIMLIDSNVFQVRISLGAPYVKVADNPFYLKDPLSNSSQVGVLNVFHCNGLLLCTTKDKRLVVWNPCSGETTWIKPRVIYRESDYYALGYTYDSKSSSNQYKILRVDRHKDVPPNNEYEIYDFTSNTWRILGVATDWFLALYRRGISVKGNTFWIATQAWSPHNNFLLSFDFSAEMFQSLSLPRPFPYSILALSVVREEQLCLLSLTNEELQVCVTTSTGSWSQLLDVTFEYEISSSQFSKGMSFLADKQSKVVRCLNSDNVLSTVQENKDIQVNRLGRGKRESITHDNFESSSVLLNYAPSLTQTQQDYTRKRKSPST